A part of Vigna radiata var. radiata cultivar VC1973A chromosome 11, Vradiata_ver6, whole genome shotgun sequence genomic DNA contains:
- the LOC106776344 gene encoding F-box/kelch-repeat protein SKIP25 has protein sequence MDMPDTPQHHSHLHLSSNNSKRRKRQQEQEHVLIAGLPDHIAQLCLSSVNPSLLFSISHSWRRLIYSPSFPPFFSLYAILSPPKSHSFIEFHTFDPISHTWRILPRHPHLRHLLLRHPSFLSRSLSVQSVSAAGRLILLAATTHNLSPALPRPLIFHPLSGTWSFGPMLATPRRWCALGVLGPAVYVASGIGAHFSIHVARSLEKWDVRSPNGDVWEKKTDLKDGRFSREAIDAVGWRQKLCMVNVKGDAAKEGAVYDVAEDAWKDMPEGMLYGWRGPVAAMEEEVMYVVDEAKGVLRRYLAEEDAWEEILENERLKGAEQIAAEKGKLCVVSTSGISVVDVAASPPRIIPVLLPEGFEPVAVHVLPRTPVGH, from the coding sequence ATGGACATGCCCGACACACCACAACACCACTctcatcttcatctttcttCAAACAATTCCAAACGCAGAAAACGccaacaagaacaagaacatgttCTGATCGCAGGTCTTCCCGACCACATAGCCCAATTGTGTCTTTCTTCTGTAAACCCTTCTCTGCTCTTCTCCATTTCTCACTCATGGCGTCGTTTGATATATTCTCCTTCTTTTCccccctttttctctctctacgcGATTCTCTCACCTCCCAAGTCCCATTCTTTCATCGAATTCCACACCTTTGACCCCATATCCCACACTTGGCGCATCCTTCCTCGCCACCCACATCTCCGCCACCTCCTCCTCCGCCACCCCTCCTTCCTCTCCCGCAGTCTATCCGTCCAGTCCGTCAGCGCCGCCGGCCGTCTTATCCTCCTCGCCGCCACAACGCACAATCTCTCCCCCGCCCTGCCCCGACCCCTCATATTCCACCCCCTCTCCGGTACCTGGTCATTCGGGCCCATGCTCGCCACGCCGCGGCGCTGGTGCGCGCTCGGGGTGCTCGGACCCGCCGTCTACGTCGCCAGCGGCATCGGGGCCCACTTCTCCATCCACGTGGCTCGCTCCCTCGAGAAATGGGACGTCCGAAGCCCTAACGGCGATGTCTGGGAGAAAAAGACGGATCTGAAGGACGGCCGCTTCAGCAGAGAGGCCATCGACGCCGTCGGATGGCGGCAGAAGCTCTGCATGGTGAACGTGAAAGGCGACGCCGCGAAGGAAGGCGCCGTGTACGACGTGGCGGAGGACGCCTGGAAGGACATGCCGGAGGGGATGCTCTACGGCTGGAGAGGACCCGTGGCCgccatggaagaagaagtgatgTACGTCGTGGACGAAGCCAAGGGAGTGCTTAGAAGATACCTGGCGGAAGAAGACGCCTGGGAAGAGATTCTCGAGAACGAAAGACTAAAAGGCGCCGAACAAATCGCGGCAGAAAAGGGAAAACTTTGTGTCGTTTCAACTTCCGGGATCTCCGTGGTGGATGTCGCCGCATCGCCGCCGCGGATCATACCGGTTCTGCTGCCGGAAGGCTTTGAGCCGGTTGCGGTCCACGTCCTTCCGCGGACGCCGGTGGGTCACTGA
- the LOC106776401 gene encoding phytochrome-interacting ankyrin-repeat protein 2 — protein MLEEQPVLFTRSPSRRRLRPRFDTDDRGWTSLHVLARKGDLKLVKKLLDEGMNVNVSAWGPKSKGVTPLHLAAEGGHIGVMDVLLEHGADIDARTKGACGWTPLHIAAKERRRDAVKFLIENGAFLPPDMNDSRFNPPLHYCPGLEWAYEEMKRHRLLDLSSGETSYSSES, from the exons atGCTCGAGGAACAGCCTGTTTTGTTCACGAGGAGCCCTTCCCGGAGGCGCTTGAGGCCTCGGTTTGATACTGATGATAGGGGTTGGACCTCGCTTCATGTTCTAGCCAGAAAAGGCGATCTCAAATTG GTTAAAAAACTTCTCGATGAAGGAATGAATGTCAATGTGTCTGCATGGGGCCCTAAATCGAAAGGGGTGACCCCTCTCCACCTTGCTGCGGAAGGTGGTCACATTGGAGTGATGGATGTGCTACTTGAGCATGGTGCTGACATTGATGCCAGAACCAAGGGTGCTTGTGGCT GGACACCGCTCCACATTGCAGCCAAAGAAAGGAGGAGGGATGCTGTGAAATTCTTGATAGAGAATGGAGCCTTTTTGCCACCCGATATGAATGATAGCAGATTTAACCCTCCGCTTCATTACTGCCCAGGACTAGAGTGGGCCTATGAGGAGATGAAGCGTCATCGACTACTGGACTTATCTTCTGGAGAGACATCTTACAGCTCTGAAAGCTAA